In Rhodopirellula sp. P2, the DNA window GAGTGACCAATACGCCAGCAAAAAGGTGCTGACGCTCGATGGCGATGTTTACGTCGGCATGGTCAGCAAGGCTGGAAGCGATTTGCAGATTCGCGATTCCAAAAACCACGTGACAACCTTGGCTGAATCCGAAGTGGATTTGATTCAACCGAGCCAGTCGAGCATCATGCCGAGTGGTTTGTTGGACGAGTTGTCCTTGCAGGAGATCGCCAACTTGATGGCGTATCTCAACGATGCCAACCGGATCGAGGTTGCAACGCGACCGGAGTGAGTGGAGCGATTGGGTTCGCCTGGACTGCGAAATGTTTGGTGTTGACACCGCTTTGGACTGCGCAGGTTTCGTTCCTCGACTTCGCCCCAACGGGGCAGCCCTATGCCAGCCCAGGGCAACGCCCTGGGTTGTGGCGGGACCAAGATTACAAAGCCCCAACGGGGGCGGTCCTAGCGGGTTTTGGGGAGTCTTTCTTAGGGCCGCCCCGTTGGGGCTGGTGTCGGAATCTCCGTAACGAAACCCCAGGCGATGCCTGGGGCTATCTTAGAGCTGCCCCGTTGGGGCGTAGGACAGAATAAAAATCAACGTCGCATTTTCCGTGTCAATACCAACCTTTTCGCAGTCCAGCGTTAGGCCCGGTTGTGCGTGAAAACCGTGGCTAACGCCAACGGCTCAGATACACGATGACACCTGGGTGCATGCTTAGATCAGACGATCCAACAACGCTGTGGCCATTCCGAGGACCAGCATGAAACCGCACATGTCGGTCACCGTGGTCAGCAACGGGCCACTGGCAACGGCGGGGTCAAACCCAAGTCGTTTGAGCAGCAGTGGAACGGTGCCACCGATCGAGACCGCGATCAAAGTGTTTGCACACAACGCGATTCCCACGACCAGTCCGAGGTAAGGGTTGCCGTCCCAGACCACGGCGACAATCGCGACCAGCAGTCCGAGCACCGATCCGTTGATCAGGCCGACACTCATCTCTTGCAGCCACACGCGAAACATTTCGGCCGGGCGAACCAAGCCGAGTGAAAGCTCTCGCATGCTGACCGCGACGGCTTGGTTGCCGCTGCAACCACTCATGTCGCTGATGATTGGAAGGAACACGGCCAACGCGATCACTTTGGAAAGCGTGTCTTGATACAAGGCGATGACACCCGCCGCGCCGATGTTGAGCAGGATGTTGATGCTGAGCCAACTCAGTCGTCGTTTCGCTCTTTGCCAGAGCGGCATCGTTCGCAATTCTTCCCCGCCGATGATCCCCTGGCTTTTTAGGAAATCGTTTTCGGCGGCACGGGTCGATTCGTAGTCCACGGCGTTTCGGTGGACGACGCCCAGAAGTTTGTGGTTGTCATCGACGACGGGGACGCCCAAGAAGTGATGGGCGTCAAAGAAGTCACGCAGTTCATCCAGTGGCATGCTGGCGGTGACCGACAACGGATCGAGGATCATGATGTCCGCCACCGGGTCGGTGCGTTTGGCGAACAGCAGGTTCCGCATGGGCAGCACACCAACCAGTTTGTCGTTGTCGTCGGTCAGGTAGGCGTACTGAACGTCGTAGTCGCGAAACTCTTCGGCGTTTTCGGAGAGTGTCGTGATGACTTCGTGGACCAGGCTGCTCTGCTTGAAACGCAGGATCTCACGAACGAGCAGACCGCCGGCTTGGTCATCGCTGTAGGCGGCCAATTCTCGAACCGAGGCCGCATCCGCGGGCGGCATCGCCAGCAGAATGGATTCGGCTTGTTCGTCATCCAAGTCACCCAGCAAGTCAGCCTGTTCGTCGCTGGACATCTCTTGGACGATGGCCGCCGCATCTGCCGCATCCAGCGCGTCGACCAATTCGGCCGCTTGGGTCTCACTCAGGTGACGCAGGACTTCGGCGGCCTCTTCGGCGGGAAGCAAGGTCAGGACGGCGGTGTGATGCTCCTCGTCCAAACGGCTCAGAGCCAGGGCTTGGTCGTTCGCCGCTAGGCTGGAAAGGAAACCCTCCAGAGCTTCCGCGTCACCGGCTTCGGCGAGTTCTCCCAGTCGTTCCCATGGTCGCCAATCGGATGGCGGTCCGGTCTCGTTGGAATCGGCGGGCACGGTGCGGTCGGGGGAGGCGGGAGCATTCACGGGTGCAGAGGGCCGCTGGAAGGTGTAAATTGTCGGATTTGAGTTGCCACGGCTATTCCTACTGAGACTTCGCTTTGTCACTTGTTGTCAGACTATTGTCCGATTTGATCGCGTTTCCGACGGTCAGTCATACCAGCAATCAGGCGATCACGGAGTGGGTGGGCGATCGTTTGCGAGCGCAAGGGTTCGAATGTGAGCAAACGCGGTACCTGGATGGCGACGGTGTCCCAAAATTCAATTTGGTTGCCAAGCGTCTGCCGGTCGACTCGCTGGGACAAGCTGGGGACTTGTCTGTGCCGTCCGGCGATCGGGCTGAAAACCAAACTGGACTGGCTTATTTTTGTCACACCGATGTCGTGCCGGCAGATCGGTGGGGCGGGCCGGGCGGAAACCCCTTCGCGGCGGTGGTGGAAGACGACCGTTTGTATGGTCGCGGTGCGTGTGACATGAAGGGGTCGTTGGCCGCGATGCTTGCTGTGGTGGATGGTTTGGACGTGTCGCAGCAATCCGCTCCGCTCTGGATCGTTTGCACTGCCGATGAGGAAACGGGGCTCCGAGGTGCCAAGGAGTTGGCGCAAAGCAGCCCGGCCTATCGCGACCTTGTGGCGCACGATCCAGTCGCGTTGATCGGCGAGCCAACCGAATTGCGGGTGGTCCACGCGCACAAAGGCATGGGCGGATTTCGCGTGGTCTCGCATGGGCGAGCCGCTCACAGCAGCACCAATCGAGGCGTCAATGCGAACGTGCTGATGATCCCCTTTCTGCAAACGATCCTCGAATTGCACGAACGAGCGCAGACGGACCCGATGTTGCGAGACGATCGATTCGACCCTCCGACACTGACGTTCAACTTCGGAATCAGCGACCACGCCGACGCCACCAACATCGTTCCGGATCGCAGCGAAGTGTGGGCCAATTGGCGGACGATGCCCAGCGTCGATGGCGGCTGTTTGATGTCCGATGCGAAAGCTGCTGCCGAGCAACTTGGGTTGCATTTTTTCGGCTACAAATCGATTGCACCGCTGGAAACTCGCACCGATGATCCGGCCCTGGTTCGAATGTGCGAGTTGGCCGTTCCTTATTGCGGGCGGGAAAAACCCGAAACGGTCTGTTATTCCACCGACGGCGCGGTGTTGGAAGAACTCAGTCACCGAATCGTTTGTGGGCCAGGCAGCATTGAGCAGGCGCACACGGTCGATGAATTCATCGAACTGAAATCGCTGGAAGATGGAGTCTTGCTGTTTCAGGATGCCGTTCAGGCCTTCGCGATGCGGTCTTGTTAGCTCACCAACCTGACCGACTGGTGGATGAGTCAGACGAAGAAGGAGTCGATCCCAGCGGCATCGAACGCGGATTCGTAGTGCTCGATGCGAGTCGGGCGTGGTTCATCGCCCGGCCACCAAACCGCGACCACGTCAAAGCGGCAGGCAACGCCAAGTAGCTTCTGACGTTTCAAGTACCGCAGGGCCGCGCGGGTGATGCGGGCTTGTTTGTTTTCGTCGACTCGGTCGGCCGGGTGACCCGGCCGTGTGGTGGAGAGCGTTTTGACTTCCACAAACACCATCAGCCGTGGACGTTTGCGAATCGCGATCAGGTCGATTTCACCAGCGCGATCGGATTCACTTTCGGCGATGACTTGCAGCCCTTTGCGTCGCAGCAACCGAGCGGCCACTTGCTCACCACGGCGACCGAGTGGGGCATCGTCATCAATCGCACCAAATCGCTGGTCGATGTACCACTCGTGCCAGCGCTGGGCATGCGAGGTGATCCAAGCGAGGGCTCGGGGGACGCGATCGGCGGCCAAGCGTCGGCCTCAGGGTTTGGGGACGTGGCGGTATTGACCGAAGTTCTTTTCCGCGATCCGCCGCATCCGACTTTCGCCTTCGCGGCTGTGGTAGCTGATCGTGTGAACGATGCTGATCGGGTCGGTGTCACCGAACAAGTTGGTCGACCGGTTCTCTTCGGTGAGCAAATCTTCAATGCCTTGTGGGAACTCGCCGTCGGACAGCAGGAAGATCACGTCGGGTTTGAGTTCCAACGCAAATCGCAGCGGCTCGTAGGGAGCTTTGCCGCGGTCCATCGACACTCGCATCGCCCAATTGCGAAGTTGTTGTTTGTTGTTGGCGGTGGCGTAAGCACTGCGTGATTCGGGGGCGGCAGACCCGGACAGCTGCATGTAGTCGCACTCGGCGTCAAAGAAAACAACGTAGAAACGTTGCTTTTCAGTGAGCATGTCAATCGATTGAAGCAGGGCGGATCGAGCCGAGGTGAAGGCGTCACCCATGCTGCCGGAGCTGTCGACGAGGTAGACAAAGTGGTTGCCGCCCCCTTCGACCCCGCAGAATTCCATCTGCGAGTTGGCGTCGGAACTCAGCTTTTGCATCGCTTGAGAAGCTGCGGACGAGGAGCTGGAAAGCGACGAGAGGTTCGAGGCGGCCGCAGCGACCGAGTCCATGGCGGTGGAGGTGATGTCCACGATTGGCATCTCACCCATCTCACTGACGTCGTACTGGGTTTCATCGGGCTGCGACGAAGTCGGCTCGGTGACCGGTTCGCTGCTTTCGATGGAAAAGGTTTCCATGGCGGTCTCTTCATTCTCGCTGGTCGCGGAAGCGGAGAACGCCATCTGGTCTTTGGGGCGAGCGTTGTTGAGAGTGAATGCGGCGAGGAGGAACAGCAGAACCAAGTGAACGATGGCGCTGGCGATCACCGCGACGGGTTGGCGACGACGACCGCTGGTGTCGGTTTCGCTGTCGTTCGCAACGACGCTTGGTAGCGGTTTGCTGGATGGGGGCGGTTCGTCGTCCGCTGAAAGGCGTTGGGCTGCGGAGGAAACAGGCGAGTCTTCCAGCAGGTCGAGTTTCGCAGTCGCGTCGGTTTCGATTGGGGCTTGATCGGTGGCCCCGTCTGAATCAGGAGCATCCGTCGGAGCGGGAGAGACGGCATCCGGCAAAGTTGCTTCGCCGAGGCGTCTCATCTTTGG includes these proteins:
- a CDS encoding YraN family protein yields the protein MAADRVPRALAWITSHAQRWHEWYIDQRFGAIDDDAPLGRRGEQVAARLLRRKGLQVIAESESDRAGEIDLIAIRKRPRLMVFVEVKTLSTTRPGHPADRVDENKQARITRAALRYLKRQKLLGVACRFDVVAVWWPGDEPRPTRIEHYESAFDAAGIDSFFV
- the mgtE gene encoding magnesium transporter, whose protein sequence is MNAPASPDRTVPADSNETGPPSDWRPWERLGELAEAGDAEALEGFLSSLAANDQALALSRLDEEHHTAVLTLLPAEEAAEVLRHLSETQAAELVDALDAADAAAIVQEMSSDEQADLLGDLDDEQAESILLAMPPADAASVRELAAYSDDQAGGLLVREILRFKQSSLVHEVITTLSENAEEFRDYDVQYAYLTDDNDKLVGVLPMRNLLFAKRTDPVADIMILDPLSVTASMPLDELRDFFDAHHFLGVPVVDDNHKLLGVVHRNAVDYESTRAAENDFLKSQGIIGGEELRTMPLWQRAKRRLSWLSINILLNIGAAGVIALYQDTLSKVIALAVFLPIISDMSGCSGNQAVAVSMRELSLGLVRPAEMFRVWLQEMSVGLINGSVLGLLVAIVAVVWDGNPYLGLVVGIALCANTLIAVSIGGTVPLLLKRLGFDPAVASGPLLTTVTDMCGFMLVLGMATALLDRLI
- a CDS encoding M20 family metallopeptidase; the protein is MSDLIAFPTVSHTSNQAITEWVGDRLRAQGFECEQTRYLDGDGVPKFNLVAKRLPVDSLGQAGDLSVPSGDRAENQTGLAYFCHTDVVPADRWGGPGGNPFAAVVEDDRLYGRGACDMKGSLAAMLAVVDGLDVSQQSAPLWIVCTADEETGLRGAKELAQSSPAYRDLVAHDPVALIGEPTELRVVHAHKGMGGFRVVSHGRAAHSSTNRGVNANVLMIPFLQTILELHERAQTDPMLRDDRFDPPTLTFNFGISDHADATNIVPDRSEVWANWRTMPSVDGGCLMSDAKAAAEQLGLHFFGYKSIAPLETRTDDPALVRMCELAVPYCGREKPETVCYSTDGAVLEELSHRIVCGPGSIEQAHTVDEFIELKSLEDGVLLFQDAVQAFAMRSC
- a CDS encoding vWA domain-containing protein yields the protein MNAPDPNRVDHASDLPPDHADALRDRKQQLQSALIRVRHEAHAARLEANAARLEATASQIEAELESIERGETADRPSVTEPAPSASHHNWNPAGLQRTGHFSSWNEVREAFDSFAKVTTRHDPGHGVSVRAPKMRRLGEATLPDAVSPAPTDAPDSDGATDQAPIETDATAKLDLLEDSPVSSAAQRLSADDEPPPSSKPLPSVVANDSETDTSGRRRQPVAVIASAIVHLVLLFLLAAFTLNNARPKDQMAFSASATSENEETAMETFSIESSEPVTEPTSSQPDETQYDVSEMGEMPIVDITSTAMDSVAAAASNLSSLSSSSSAASQAMQKLSSDANSQMEFCGVEGGGNHFVYLVDSSGSMGDAFTSARSALLQSIDMLTEKQRFYVVFFDAECDYMQLSGSAAPESRSAYATANNKQQLRNWAMRVSMDRGKAPYEPLRFALELKPDVIFLLSDGEFPQGIEDLLTEENRSTNLFGDTDPISIVHTISYHSREGESRMRRIAEKNFGQYRHVPKP